From a single Vibrio toranzoniae genomic region:
- a CDS encoding NupC/NupG family nucleoside CNT transporter: MSLFMSLVGMVALIAIAVLLSDNRKAINLRTVGGAFAIQFALGAFVLYIPWGRDLLAGFSAGVANVIDYGKDGTGFLFGSLVNFSVDGIGFIFAFQVLPTLIFFSALISVLYYIGIMQVVIKVLGGGLQKALGTSRAESMSAAANIFVGQTEAPLVVRPFVPKMTNSELFAVMCGGLASVAGGVLAGYASMGVPLEYLVAASFMAAPGGLLFAKIIKPETDTPDDTIADDIDGGDDKPANVIDAAAGGASVGLQLALNVGAMLLAFIGLIALINGMLGGIGGWFGMENLTLELLLGWIFAPLAFIIGVPWEEATIAGSFIGQKTVVNEFVAYLNFVPYVGENAQVVAATGQVMSEKTQAIIAFALCGFANLSSIAILLGGLGGIAPSRRHDIARMGVKAVIAGTLSNLMAATIAGFFLSF; this comes from the coding sequence ATGAGCCTGTTTATGAGCCTCGTCGGAATGGTTGCACTGATTGCAATCGCAGTACTACTATCTGACAACCGCAAAGCTATTAATCTAAGAACCGTGGGTGGCGCTTTCGCTATCCAATTCGCACTTGGTGCATTCGTACTTTACATCCCTTGGGGTCGTGATCTACTTGCAGGTTTCTCTGCTGGTGTAGCAAACGTGATCGACTATGGTAAAGACGGTACTGGTTTCCTATTCGGCAGCCTAGTTAACTTCTCAGTTGACGGTATCGGTTTCATCTTTGCTTTCCAAGTTCTACCGACTCTGATTTTCTTCTCTGCACTTATCTCTGTACTTTACTACATTGGTATAATGCAAGTTGTAATCAAAGTGCTTGGTGGTGGTCTTCAGAAAGCTCTAGGTACTTCTCGCGCCGAGTCTATGTCTGCAGCAGCAAACATCTTCGTTGGTCAAACTGAAGCACCTTTAGTTGTTCGTCCATTTGTTCCTAAAATGACTAACTCTGAACTATTCGCAGTAATGTGTGGTGGTTTGGCTTCTGTAGCTGGTGGTGTACTAGCAGGTTACGCATCTATGGGTGTACCTCTAGAGTACCTTGTTGCAGCGTCATTTATGGCAGCACCTGGTGGTCTACTATTCGCTAAAATCATCAAGCCAGAAACAGACACACCAGACGATACCATCGCTGATGATATTGACGGTGGTGATGACAAACCTGCGAATGTTATCGACGCAGCAGCAGGTGGTGCATCAGTTGGCCTACAACTAGCACTTAACGTTGGTGCTATGCTACTAGCATTCATCGGTCTGATTGCTCTAATCAACGGTATGCTAGGTGGCATCGGTGGTTGGTTCGGTATGGAAAATCTAACCCTAGAACTTCTTCTAGGTTGGATCTTTGCACCGCTAGCATTCATCATCGGTGTTCCATGGGAAGAAGCAACCATCGCTGGTTCTTTCATTGGTCAGAAAACGGTTGTTAACGAATTCGTTGCATACCTAAACTTCGTACCATACGTTGGTGAGAACGCGCAAGTTGTTGCAGCAACTGGTCAAGTGATGTCTGAGAAGACTCAAGCTATCATCGCATTCGCACTATGTGGTTTCGCAAACCTTTCTTCAATTGCGATTCTTCTAGGTGGTCTAGGTGGTATTGCACCAAGCCGTCGCCACGACATCGCACGTATGGGTGTTAAAGCGGTAATTGCTGGTACTCTATCTAACCTGATGGCAGCAACAATTGCTGGCTTCTTCCTGTCTTTCTAA
- a CDS encoding TatD family hydrolase — protein MTKELSSFPLFDTHCHADFDTFKQGIALDKGIDGYVKEAKQAHVEKLLIPSIGQSNWRELDKIAQAHPNVYYALGFHPYFLDQADDNQFSELRQLLSLRSNQCVAIGECGLDFFVDVDREKQERFFIQQIELAKEFELPLIIHERKSYNRLIELLKQQRFTLGGVIHGFSGSEQQALAWIKLGFYIGVGGTITYPRAQKTRTTIAKLPLEYLVLETDAPDMPTYGNQGGVNHSKQLVTISNALFLIRKESKQSIAVQVWKNSHLAFGIRE, from the coding sequence ATGACAAAGGAATTAAGTAGTTTTCCGTTGTTTGACACTCATTGCCATGCGGACTTTGATACCTTTAAGCAAGGTATTGCACTTGATAAAGGTATTGACGGTTACGTCAAAGAAGCGAAACAAGCACATGTCGAGAAGCTACTCATTCCTTCTATTGGCCAGAGTAACTGGAGGGAGCTTGATAAAATTGCTCAAGCTCATCCTAATGTTTATTACGCTTTAGGTTTCCATCCTTACTTCTTGGACCAAGCTGATGACAATCAGTTTTCAGAGCTTCGCCAGTTGCTTTCTTTAAGGTCAAATCAATGTGTTGCGATAGGAGAGTGCGGACTCGACTTTTTTGTGGATGTTGATCGAGAGAAACAAGAGCGCTTTTTCATTCAGCAAATTGAGCTTGCTAAGGAGTTCGAGTTGCCTTTAATTATCCACGAGAGAAAGTCTTACAACCGATTAATTGAACTATTGAAGCAACAAAGGTTCACTTTAGGTGGGGTAATTCATGGTTTTTCTGGGAGTGAGCAGCAAGCTTTGGCGTGGATTAAGCTCGGTTTCTATATTGGTGTTGGTGGAACGATTACTTACCCAAGAGCACAAAAAACGCGCACAACCATCGCAAAACTGCCTCTAGAATATTTGGTGTTGGAAACCGATGCTCCGGACATGCCAACGTATGGTAATCAAGGAGGTGTTAATCATTCCAAACAGTTAGTTACGATATCAAATGCGCTTTTTTTGATCAGAAAAGAATCAAAGCAATCGATTGCAGTGCAAGTTTGGAAAAATAGCCATCTTGCATTCGGTATACGTGAATAA
- a CDS encoding DUF5363 family protein, translating into MLGWIKVWIKKYDKWCEELGLTSENKRSCVAYRRDPQGQHAESRKDDKGIK; encoded by the coding sequence ATGTTGGGTTGGATAAAAGTTTGGATTAAGAAATACGATAAGTGGTGCGAGGAGCTTGGCTTAACGTCAGAGAATAAGCGCAGCTGTGTGGCCTATCGCCGTGACCCTCAAGGACAACATGCAGAGAGTAGGAAAGATGACAAAGGAATTAAGTAG
- the prfC gene encoding peptide chain release factor 3: MSFQQEVSKRRTFAIISHPDAGKTTITEKVLLFGNAIQKAGTVKGRGSNQHAKSDWMEMEKERGISVTTSVMQFPYNDCLVNLLDTPGHEDFSEDTYRTLTAVDSCLMVIDAAKGVEDRTRKLMEVTRLRDTPIVTFMNKLDRDVRDPMEVLDEVESELGMACSPISWPIGCGKEFKGVYHIHRDETILYESGHGHEIQEVRIIKGLDNPELNEAVGDDLAESVREELELVIGACPEFDHELFLAGELTPVYFGTALGNFGVDHMLDGLTEWAPGPQTRKANERDVVATEEKFSGFVFKIQANMDPKHRDRIAFMRIVSGTYNQGMKMNHVRTGKNVSISDAVTFMAGDRARAEKAYAGDIIGLHNHGTIQIGDTFTQGESLKFAGIPNFAPELFRRIRLRDPLKQKQLLKGLVQLSEEGAVQVFRPMQNNDLIVGAVGVLQFDVVVARLKAEYNVEAIYEGINVATARWVECDDDKKLEEFKRKNQSNLALDGGDNLSYIAPTMVNLNLASERFPDVQFRATREH, translated from the coding sequence ATGTCTTTCCAACAAGAAGTGAGCAAACGTAGAACGTTTGCGATTATCTCTCACCCGGATGCGGGTAAAACCACGATTACTGAAAAAGTTCTTTTATTCGGAAACGCGATTCAGAAAGCGGGTACCGTAAAAGGCCGTGGCTCTAACCAGCACGCTAAATCTGACTGGATGGAGATGGAAAAAGAACGTGGTATCTCGGTAACTACGTCGGTAATGCAATTCCCATACAATGATTGCCTAGTAAACCTACTTGATACTCCAGGGCACGAAGATTTCTCGGAAGATACGTACCGTACACTAACTGCGGTTGACTCTTGTTTGATGGTTATCGATGCTGCGAAAGGTGTCGAAGATCGTACTCGTAAACTCATGGAAGTCACTCGTCTGCGTGATACGCCAATCGTTACCTTTATGAACAAACTTGACCGTGACGTTCGTGACCCAATGGAAGTGCTTGATGAAGTGGAAAGCGAGCTAGGTATGGCTTGTTCTCCAATCTCTTGGCCAATTGGTTGTGGTAAAGAGTTCAAAGGTGTTTACCACATTCACCGTGATGAAACGATCTTGTACGAATCTGGCCACGGTCATGAGATCCAAGAAGTACGTATCATTAAAGGTCTAGATAACCCCGAGCTCAATGAAGCGGTAGGTGATGATCTGGCGGAAAGCGTACGCGAAGAGCTAGAGCTTGTTATCGGTGCGTGCCCTGAGTTTGATCATGAGTTGTTCCTTGCTGGTGAACTGACGCCTGTTTACTTCGGTACTGCTCTGGGTAACTTTGGTGTTGACCACATGCTAGATGGCTTAACTGAGTGGGCTCCAGGCCCTCAAACTCGTAAAGCGAACGAGCGTGATGTTGTTGCGACAGAAGAGAAGTTTTCTGGTTTCGTATTTAAGATCCAAGCAAACATGGATCCTAAACACCGTGACCGTATCGCATTTATGCGTATCGTATCGGGTACTTACAACCAAGGTATGAAGATGAACCATGTTCGTACTGGCAAGAATGTAAGTATCTCTGATGCGGTAACCTTCATGGCGGGAGACCGTGCGCGAGCTGAGAAAGCGTATGCTGGAGACATTATCGGCCTACATAACCACGGCACAATCCAGATTGGTGACACCTTTACGCAAGGTGAAAGCCTAAAGTTCGCTGGTATTCCAAACTTTGCGCCAGAACTATTTCGTCGTATTCGTCTACGTGACCCACTGAAGCAGAAGCAGCTTCTAAAAGGCCTAGTTCAGCTTTCAGAAGAGGGCGCAGTACAAGTATTCCGTCCTATGCAGAACAACGACCTGATCGTTGGTGCGGTTGGTGTCCTTCAGTTTGACGTAGTTGTAGCGCGCTTGAAAGCGGAATACAACGTAGAAGCTATCTATGAGGGCATTAACGTTGCAACCGCTCGTTGGGTTGAGTGTGACGACGATAAGAAACTGGAAGAATTCAAGCGTAAGAACCAATCTAACCTAGCGTTAGATGGTGGTGATAACCTATCTTACATTGCACCAACGATGGTGAACTTGAACCTAGCTTCTGAACGTTTCCCTGACGTTCAATTCCGAGCGACGCGCGAACACTAA
- the rimI gene encoding ribosomal protein S18-alanine N-acetyltransferase, which produces MTNQFLLTSQQHLDAIWQIEQAAHSHPWSETMIRDLDSRGACHHVLEVDGKVVGYFFAQNIVGEVTLLNIAVDPSQQGKGYGKALTEHFLDMCEQADAESAWLEVRESNVNAFNLYEKAGFNEVDRRRNYYPTKQGNEDAIIMSYLFMSFS; this is translated from the coding sequence ATGACTAATCAATTTTTACTGACTTCACAACAACACCTAGACGCCATTTGGCAGATAGAGCAGGCCGCGCACTCTCATCCTTGGTCTGAAACGATGATTCGCGATCTCGATAGCCGAGGCGCTTGTCACCATGTACTTGAAGTCGATGGGAAAGTGGTTGGGTATTTCTTCGCGCAGAATATCGTTGGTGAAGTCACGTTACTTAATATTGCTGTCGACCCAAGCCAACAAGGCAAAGGTTATGGTAAGGCGTTAACGGAACACTTCCTTGATATGTGTGAGCAAGCTGACGCGGAAAGTGCTTGGCTGGAAGTGCGCGAAAGTAACGTGAACGCGTTTAACTTGTATGAGAAAGCTGGTTTTAATGAAGTCGACCGCCGTCGTAACTACTATCCGACTAAGCAAGGCAACGAAGATGCGATCATTATGAGCTATCTTTTTATGTCTTTTAGCTAG
- a CDS encoding DNA polymerase III subunit psi, translating to MPQTHAQYLQEMDISQWELSHPERLAGYESELTPLSSDCKLLLVSPEKPQEDLAVMFERVLKSIKLDLSQALHIQPLHLSSIELGDVEWVWFAGCESAQELKAKTLQSPLLSDINGNNQHRRDLWQQICAYD from the coding sequence ATGCCACAAACACACGCACAATACCTGCAAGAGATGGACATTAGCCAATGGGAGCTTAGCCACCCAGAGCGTTTGGCGGGTTATGAATCTGAGTTGACTCCGCTCTCGAGCGACTGCAAGTTACTGTTAGTTTCGCCTGAAAAGCCTCAGGAAGATCTTGCCGTGATGTTTGAGCGTGTACTCAAAAGTATCAAGCTCGACTTATCTCAAGCCTTACATATTCAGCCTCTACATCTATCTTCTATCGAACTCGGTGATGTTGAATGGGTGTGGTTTGCGGGTTGTGAGTCTGCCCAAGAGCTGAAAGCAAAAACATTACAATCGCCATTACTGTCTGATATCAATGGTAATAACCAACACCGCCGCGACTTATGGCAACAAATTTGTGCTTATGACTAA